The nucleotide sequence CAGCAATgcttgtttcattagtttttaagAATGCATATAGCTCTTTTAAAGAGTTATTCATTCCTACGAAGTTGGTGCCGTTATCAGAGAACATATTTTTGCATAATCCTCTGCGAGAGACAAATCGAGCTAATGCCCCTTCAAAGGCCTTTGTAGTCAATTCGCTTACAAATTCCAGGTGTACCGCTTTAGTAGCCATACAAATAAATAGGGCTAGATACCCCTTCGTTTGCCTTGCATTTCTGAGTTTGTTTTCTTTGACTTGGAATGGTCCGCCGTAGTCACATGCTGTATTGAGAAACGGATATGCTGCCTGAACCCTCCATTTTGGTAAATCACCCATAAGTGGCTGCGTGAATTTTGGTCTGACTTTAAAGCACTGGATGCACTTTTGAAGTTTAGATCTGACCACAGCACGCCCATTAATTATCCAAAATCGCTGATTAATTGCTGCTAAAGTTGAGCTGGGACCGCCGTGAAGTGTCATATCGTGATAATAGTCGATTACCAGTTGAGTGAAATGATGATTTTTAGGCAATAAAATGGGAAATTTGAAGTCGTAACTCATGTCTGAGTGCCTGAGTCGACCACCGACTCGCAATAATCCCTGTTCATCTAAAAAAGGACGAAGTTTGCATAAAGAGGCAGGGCTCTCTTTTTTCTCGCTCAATGTTTTGATCTCTGATTTAAATTCTTTGccttgaataatttttatccACCAGTGCCGGGCTTCTTGTAGCTCCGCACTGGAAATCTGTCCAGTTCTTTTCTGGGTAGGATGCCGGGTATTATAGATAAATCTCAACATCCAAACGGTGGTTCTGAGCAGAGGAACAAATcctgaaaatgattttaagaaAGTTTCCTCCCATGATTCTTGTTTATTTTGTACCAGCGTGACGATGTCCGGTAGTTTGTCGATGATTTCTGCTTTGCTTTCTGGGTCAAATGGACTCAACTTCGGCCAATTTTCTTCTGGCTCTTGCAACCATTTTGGTCCATGCCACCATAAACTATTGTCGGCCAATCTGTCTGGCATGCAGCCTCGGCTGGCCAGATCGCTCGGATTATCTTCAGACTTGACATGCCCCCAATGTTGAGGTGTTAATACTTCTAAAATTCGAGTAACTCGATTGGCGACGAATACTTTGAGCCGGTAGGGAGGAGTTTGGAGCCATGATAAGACGACTGTGGAGTCTGAATAGGCGAACACCTTCCTGATTGGATGAGCCATTGAACATATGTAGTGAGCAGCATCTAGTAGCTCTGTTAATAGCGCCGCCCCCTGCAACTCCAGCCTGGGGATGCTCATCGGTTTGAGCGGTGCCACCTTAGTTTTCGCCATTAAAAGGCTGGTTTTGACCTCACCGGAGCTGCTTTCGACTCTCAGATACACATTGCCGCTGTACAGACGACCCTCCCTGCCGAGATGCGGCAAACGAGTTTCAccgaaaaaccttcaaatttctgcACTAACCACAAACCGTTGCGAAGCTGCCTTTGAGGTTATAAAAACACAGTTTTGATATCAGAGATAAGGGCTGTTATGCTGATAACACTAGTGAACTGCTAGGACGACGTAagaatcctaaaatttcatgaaataatttaatttttcgaagcaAGCTCAGTTCGGCACTAGAAATTCATATCCAAAGCTATTCAGTCGATCCAGGTTCTCTAATTTTCGTGTCACTTTCATAGTTCCATcgtctaaaatttaaaacgagGAAAGTCTATGTAAAAGTTGTATCCCTATTTATCACATCGTGTTTCTTTTACAGCCGAACagtatcaatcaattttttgttctttactCTCAAACTGCACAGTACTTGAATTTATATCATGCTTTTTGATGAGTGGTTAAAAATTGAGGGGTTGAATCATCGGATTCTTCAGATAGAAACTTAAATCTTTTAATTGCATTTACAAAATACCTGTCACTTCAACTCAACAATCCTCAATGAATACATTTTTGCTCATTCTTGTTTTCTCGGTAGGAGTTTGTCACTGGAGGTTCGCCTTCTTGGGCTCTAAGTAATATTCACAATCTATATGTTTTGatgagagacatttttttatggTGTTTACGcttgagaaggaaagaggcaTCAAAAGTTGCAGAATTCCAGCAGCCATCACGTCGTCGGTCACCGGTCCCCCATTCATCTGTAAACATAGCCGCCGTCCCGCCCAACTTTGGACTTTCAAATCTTCGGTCTTCCGGTCTCTGTTAATTGAATTTGAAATCGATCTCCCAAtccttttccttttctgtaAGTTTTCTATTTGCTCCTGTTGGCTAACTTTTTGTGCTTGTTAACTTTTAAATTCAATCAAGACCGCGGTTCTATGAGCTGTGAAGTGAAGTCGGTCCAATCTCGGTTTTAGTCTTCTAGTTTGGAGTCTTCCTTCGTCATCGTTTCCCTGCAAATTTTTGTTTGTATCATTGTATTTTGTTTCTTCGGTCAAGTATGTATCTCTTATTAGGAGGGAGCCAAATTGTGAGATTGTgcaaaaatttt is from Bemisia tabaci unplaced genomic scaffold, PGI_BMITA_v3 and encodes:
- the LOC109039195 gene encoding uncharacterized protein; the protein is MAKTKVAPLKPMSIPRLELQGAALLTELLDAAHYICSMAHPIRKVFAYSDSTVVLSWLQTPPYRLKVFVANRVTRILEVLTPQHWGHVKSEDNPSDLASRGCMPDRLADNSLWWHGPKWLQEPEENWPKLSPFDPESKAEIIDKLPDIVTLVQNKQESWEETFLKSFSGFVPLLRTTVWMLRFIYNTRHPTQKRTGQISSAELQEARHWWIKIIQGKEFKSEIKTLSEKKESPASLCKLRPFLDEQGLLRVGGRLRHSDMSYDFKFPILLPKNHHFTQLVIDYYHDMTLHGGPSSTLAAINQRFWIINGRAVVRSKLQKCIQCFKVRPKFTQPLMGDLPKWRVQAAYPFLNTACDYGGPFQVKENKLRNARQTKGYLALFICMATKAVHLEFVSELTTKAFEGALARFVSRRGLCKNMFSDNGTNFVGMNNSLKELYAFLKTNETSIAENLSKKEINWHFQPASAPNFGGLHEAGIKSAKHHLKRIMGTQVFTFEEMTTLVTRVEAIMNSRPLCPLSTDPSDMDALTPGHFLVGRPLNALPEENLTETPSNRVDRWGLINKASQHFWQTWKNEYINCLRQRSKWTQETDPIKIDDLVIIQDNNLPPQQWRLGRITKCFPGPDDVTRVVDVKTTTGTLRRPVSKLCRLPISSDKDQ